A section of the Flavobacterium sp. CG_23.5 genome encodes:
- a CDS encoding T9SS type A sorting domain-containing protein, producing the protein MKKSTLLQFFVNLYGKITNSLLTKNALSKLNFPKFNERTSIDFLSRLWTSHWRQSIAKPLLCLAVMLMGYTINAQNIQGVVPVKYPLTGSGVDGDAFAHTPDFTNSLYINTGDLFDNLHPTIAGHGLINPLTGEVFYKPSLTGSQSIPVTYQLKDPYQNDPTIFTSSNKINDNPGTYTWGAGSSPPKNEIQNCGVHFSYGDPDKIGGTSTDGISFVTPGGVRGSSTDLWCLFAGDRQTINGSSYIDFEFLQAPLTITGAVYGSPDPFSNVAPITGGSGGFVTRAPASTGGRTPGDILVTIEFTQGGGDATVVIRKWSLLGGVYEYVVIPNTSFPNQIFITNNDSYTPVPFDVFGVNPGIYAPNQFAEGAINLTQVFLTSQNQNPCFVLSTVFIRTRSSGSSSQSELKDFPSAPIQLNLDLTPNANAGADKVLTCTTTSLALSGSSTTAGATYSWVASNGGHIVSGANTATPIVDMAGTYTLSVSIPSNPLCKGTDIALVTLNNTPPNANAGADKVLNCTVTSIALSGSSTTAGATYSWAASNGGNIVSGGTTATPTVNAAGTYTLTVTDPANGCTATDIALVTLNNTAPNANAGADKVLTCTVTSIALSGSSTTAGATYSWAASNGGNIVSGGTTATPTVNAAGTYTLTVTNPANGCTATDIALVTLNNTAPNANAGADKVLTCTVTSIVLSGSSTTAGATYSWAASNGGNIVSGGTTATPTVNAAGTYTLTVTNPANGCTATDIALVTLDSSLPNVNAGADKVLTCTVTSIALSGSSTTAGATFSWAASNGGFIVSGGTTATPTVNAAGTYTLTVTNPANGCTATDVALVTLNNTAPNANAGADKVLTCTVTSIALSGSSTTAGATFSWAASNGGFIVSGGTTATPTVNAAGTYTLTVTNPANGCTATDVALVTLNNTTPNVNAGADKELTCTITSIALSGSSTTAGATFSWAASNGGFIVSGGTTATPTVNAAGTYTLTVTNPANGCTATDIALVTLDNSLPNANAGADKVLTCTVTSIALSGSSTTAGATYSWAASNGGFIVSGGTTATPTVNAAGTYTLTVTNPANGCTATDIALVTLNNTAPNANAGADKVLTCTVTSIALSGSSTTAGATFSWAASNGGFIVSGGTTATPTVNAAGTYTLTVTNPANGCTATDVALVTLNNTTPNVNAGADKVLTCTVTSIALSGSSTTAGATFSWAASNGGFIVSGGTTATPTVNAAGTYTLTVTDPANGCTATDIALVTLNNTAPNVSAGADKVLTCTVTSIALSGSSTTAGATYSWAASNGGFIVSGGTTATPTVNAAGTYTLTVTNPANGCTATDIALVTLDSSLPNVNAGADKVLTCTVTSIALSGSSTTAGATYSWAASNGGFIVSGGTTATPTVNAAGTYTLTVTNPANGCTATDIALVTLNNIAPNANAGADKVLTCTVTSIALSGSSTTAGATFSWAASNGGFIVSGGTTATPTVNAAGTYTLTVTNPANGCTATDIALVTLNNTAPNANAGADAQILCSTTSVVLSGSSTTVGATFSWVASNGGNIVSGATTATPTVDAAGTYTLTVTNPANGCTATDFALVTVQICVKALCTYTQGYYGNAGGTSCADGIKYSTIGLIEKALAYYGGTMTLGLTGHSVLVNNAQAVINVMPGGGGSRVLSAGDYSITNLPSSYLSKQGRINNTLLAQTLALGLNIGINGALGDFALQAGTFAIAMPAGGCGSDTPKVRSCNPDGTVNNEYKYYTIPSNIVTALGANATVQGLYNLANQALGGGSTNGLTLSQIASAVDLINNAFDECRIFVGYNIQPLVCPILTIAPTTTSKMEPAGFDAYPVPFKDVLTIQYKFDYVSDVKIEVINATGRTVLTKEDSNSYLNEEVALNLKMNRGQEQVYVVKVTTNRGSSVKKVMSSK; encoded by the coding sequence ATGAAAAAGAGTACACTTCTACAGTTTTTCGTTAATTTATATGGCAAAATAACCAATAGCCTTTTGACGAAAAATGCTCTTTCTAAATTAAATTTTCCAAAATTTAATGAGAGAACTTCAATCGATTTTTTATCGAGATTATGGACCAGTCATTGGCGCCAGTCAATTGCTAAGCCTCTATTATGTTTGGCAGTTATGCTGATGGGCTACACAATTAATGCTCAGAATATTCAAGGTGTTGTTCCCGTAAAATATCCCCTTACCGGTTCTGGAGTGGATGGCGATGCCTTTGCTCATACACCTGATTTTACTAATTCTCTTTACATTAATACAGGAGACTTGTTTGACAATCTTCATCCCACTATTGCTGGGCATGGTTTGATTAATCCTCTTACTGGTGAAGTTTTTTACAAACCCAGTCTTACAGGATCTCAATCAATTCCTGTAACCTATCAGTTGAAGGATCCTTATCAAAATGATCCAACCATCTTTACTTCTTCCAATAAAATAAATGATAATCCTGGTACTTATACTTGGGGCGCTGGAAGCTCACCACCCAAAAATGAAATCCAAAATTGTGGAGTTCATTTTAGTTATGGTGATCCTGATAAAATAGGAGGGACAAGTACTGACGGAATAAGCTTTGTTACTCCTGGTGGTGTAAGAGGATCTTCTACAGATTTGTGGTGCCTTTTTGCCGGTGACCGTCAGACAATCAATGGAAGTAGTTACATTGATTTCGAGTTTTTACAAGCACCATTAACAATCACAGGTGCTGTTTATGGCTCCCCTGATCCCTTTAGCAACGTGGCTCCAATTACCGGTGGTAGTGGTGGATTTGTTACTAGAGCACCCGCTTCAACAGGTGGACGAACACCAGGTGATATTTTAGTTACTATCGAATTTACACAAGGAGGTGGTGATGCAACCGTTGTGATTCGAAAATGGTCATTATTAGGTGGGGTTTACGAATATGTTGTTATTCCGAATACTTCTTTTCCAAATCAAATCTTTATTACCAATAACGACTCATATACCCCGGTGCCTTTTGATGTTTTTGGAGTGAATCCTGGGATATATGCGCCCAATCAATTCGCTGAGGGTGCAATCAATCTTACTCAAGTTTTTTTAACAAGTCAGAATCAAAATCCATGTTTCGTCTTAAGTACTGTGTTTATTAGAACACGGTCTTCAGGAAGTTCATCTCAATCTGAATTGAAAGATTTCCCTTCCGCTCCAATACAATTAAATTTGGATTTGACTCCAAATGCTAATGCAGGAGCTGATAAAGTTTTGACTTGCACCACTACTTCACTTGCTCTAAGCGGGTCTTCTACAACAGCAGGCGCAACTTACTCGTGGGTTGCCAGTAATGGCGGTCATATCGTTTCGGGAGCTAACACAGCTACGCCAATTGTTGATATGGCAGGTACCTATACGTTAAGTGTTTCCATTCCATCGAATCCTTTGTGTAAAGGAACTGATATCGCATTGGTAACCTTAAATAATACTCCGCCTAACGCTAATGCAGGAGCTGATAAGGTGTTAAACTGTACTGTTACTTCAATTGCCCTAAGCGGATCTTCCACAACAGCGGGAGCTACTTACTCTTGGGCTGCCAGCAATGGAGGAAATATCGTTTCGGGAGGAACAACAGCTACGCCAACCGTTAATGCGGCAGGTACGTATACGTTAACCGTTACCGATCCGGCCAATGGCTGTACTGCTACCGATATAGCATTGGTTACCCTTAACAATACAGCACCAAACGCTAATGCAGGAGCTGATAAAGTGTTGACTTGTACTGTTACTTCAATTGCCTTAAGCGGATCTTCCACAACAGCGGGAGCTACTTATTCTTGGGCTGCCAGCAATGGAGGAAATATCGTTTCCGGAGGAACAACAGCTACGCCAACCGTTAATGCAGCAGGTACTTATACGTTAACCGTTACCAATCCAGCCAACGGCTGTACTGCTACTGATATAGCATTGGTTACTCTTAACAATACAGCACCTAATGCTAATGCAGGAGCTGATAAAGTGTTGACTTGTACTGTTACTTCAATTGTCTTAAGCGGATCTTCCACAACAGCGGGAGCTACTTACTCTTGGGCTGCCAGCAATGGAGGAAATATCGTTTCCGGAGGAACAACAGCTACGCCAACCGTTAATGCAGCAGGTACGTATACGTTAACCGTTACCAATCCAGCTAACGGCTGTACGGCTACCGATATAGCTTTGGTAACTTTAGACAGTTCATTACCTAATGTGAATGCAGGAGCCGACAAAGTGTTGACTTGTACTGTTACTTCAATTGCCTTAAGCGGATCTTCCACAACAGCGGGAGCTACTTTTTCTTGGGCTGCCAGCAATGGAGGATTTATCGTTTCCGGAGGAACAACAGCTACACCAACCGTTAATGCAGCAGGTACTTATACGTTAACCGTTACCAATCCAGCCAACGGCTGTACCGCTACCGATGTAGCCTTGGTGACTCTAAACAACACGGCACCTAATGCTAATGCAGGAGCAGATAAAGTGTTGACTTGTACTGTTACTTCAATTGCCTTAAGCGGATCTTCCACAACAGCGGGAGCTACTTTCTCTTGGGCTGCCAGCAATGGAGGATTTATCGTTTCCGGAGGAACAACAGCTACGCCAACAGTTAATGCAGCAGGTACGTATACGTTAACCGTTACCAATCCAGCCAACGGCTGTACCGCTACTGATGTAGCATTGGTGACTCTAAACAATACAACACCAAATGTTAATGCAGGAGCAGATAAAGAGTTGACTTGTACTATTACTTCAATTGCCTTAAGCGGATCTTCCACAACTGCGGGAGCTACTTTCTCTTGGGCTGCCAGCAATGGAGGATTTATCGTTTCCGGAGGGACAACAGCTACACCAACCGTTAATGCAGCAGGTACTTATACGTTAACCGTTACCAATCCAGCCAACGGCTGTACCGCTACCGATATAGCATTGGTAACTTTAGACAATTCATTACCTAATGCTAATGCAGGAGCCGACAAAGTGTTGACCTGTACCGTTACTTCAATTGCCCTAAGCGGATCTTCCACAACAGCGGGAGCTACTTACTCTTGGGCTGCCAGTAATGGAGGATTTATCGTTTCCGGAGGAACAACAGCTACGCCAACAGTTAATGCGGCAGGTACGTATACGTTAACTGTTACCAATCCAGCCAACGGCTGTACTGCTACCGATATAGCATTGGTTACTCTAAACAATACAGCACCTAATGCTAATGCAGGAGCAGATAAAGTGTTGACTTGTACTGTTACTTCAATTGCCTTAAGTGGATCTTCCACAACAGCGGGAGCTACTTTCTCTTGGGCAGCCAGCAATGGAGGATTTATCGTTTCCGGAGGAACAACAGCTACGCCAACAGTTAATGCAGCAGGTACGTATACTTTAACTGTTACCAATCCAGCCAACGGCTGTACCGCTACTGATGTAGCATTGGTGACTCTAAACAATACAACACCAAATGTTAATGCAGGAGCAGATAAAGTGTTGACTTGTACTGTTACTTCAATTGCCTTAAGCGGATCTTCCACAACTGCGGGAGCTACTTTCTCTTGGGCAGCCAGCAATGGAGGATTTATCGTTTCCGGAGGAACAACAGCTACACCAACCGTTAATGCAGCAGGTACTTATACGTTAACCGTTACCGATCCAGCCAATGGCTGTACTGCTACTGATATAGCATTGGTTACTCTTAACAATACAGCGCCTAATGTTAGTGCAGGAGCTGATAAAGTGTTAACTTGTACTGTTACTTCAATTGCCTTAAGCGGATCTTCCACAACAGCGGGAGCTACTTACTCTTGGGCTGCCAGCAATGGAGGATTTATCGTTTCCGGAGGAACAACAGCTACGCCAACCGTTAATGCAGCAGGTACTTATACGTTAACAGTTACCAATCCAGCCAACGGCTGTACAGCTACCGATATAGCTTTGGTAACTTTAGACAGTTCATTACCTAATGTGAATGCAGGAGCCGACAAAGTGTTGACTTGTACTGTTACTTCAATTGCCTTAAGCGGATCTTCCACAACAGCGGGAGCTACTTATTCTTGGGCTGCCAGCAATGGAGGATTTATCGTTTCCGGAGGAACAACAGCTACACCAACCGTTAATGCGGCAGGTACATATACGTTAACCGTTACCAATCCAGCCAATGGCTGTACTGCTACTGATATAGCATTGGTTACTCTAAACAATATAGCACCTAATGCTAATGCAGGAGCTGATAAAGTGTTGACCTGTACCGTTACTTCAATTGCCTTAAGCGGATCTTCCACAACCGCGGGCGCTACTTTCTCTTGGGCTGCCAGCAATGGAGGATTCATCGTTTCCGGAGGAACAACAGCTACACCAACCGTTAATGCAGCAGGTACTTATACTTTAACTGTTACCAATCCAGCCAACGGCTGTACTGCTACAGATATAGCATTGGTTACCCTCAACAATACAGCACCTAACGCAAATGCAGGCGCTGATGCTCAGATATTATGCAGTACCACTAGTGTAGTTCTATCGGGTTCTTCCACAACAGTAGGAGCTACTTTCTCTTGGGTTGCCAGCAATGGAGGAAATATCGTTTCCGGAGCAACAACAGCTACACCAACAGTTGATGCAGCAGGTACGTATACATTAACCGTTACCAATCCGGCCAACGGCTGTACCGCTACCGATTTTGCTTTGGTAACTGTTCAAATTTGCGTAAAAGCGCTATGTACTTATACTCAAGGGTATTATGGTAATGCTGGAGGAACTTCCTGTGCTGACGGAATTAAATACTCTACTATTGGGTTGATTGAAAAAGCTTTGGCTTATTATGGAGGTACAATGACTCTTGGTTTGACTGGACATTCTGTTTTGGTCAATAATGCACAAGCTGTTATCAATGTAATGCCAGGAGGTGGAGGTAGTCGTGTACTATCTGCAGGAGACTATTCTATCACTAATTTACCTTCTAGCTATTTGTCTAAACAAGGCAGAATCAATAATACTTTGTTGGCTCAGACACTTGCTTTAGGTCTTAACATAGGTATAAATGGAGCTCTTGGTGATTTTGCATTGCAAGCGGGAACTTTCGCTATTGCCATGCCAGCAGGTGGTTGTGGATCAGATACTCCAAAAGTACGCTCTTGTAATCCTGATGGAACCGTGAATAATGAATATAAATATTACACTATTCCTAGTAACATTGTAACCGCTTTAGGAGCTAATGCTACCGTACAAGGATTGTATAATTTAGCAAACCAAGCTTTAGGTGGAGGATCAACCAATGGTCTTACACTTTCACAAATAGCAAGTGCGGTAGATTTAATCAACAATGCTTTTGATGAATGTAGAATATTCGTAGGGTATAATATTCAACCATTAGTATGTCCTATTCTTACAATCGCACCAACAACTACCAGTAAAATGGAACCAGCAGGTTTTGATGCGTATCCTGTGCCATTCAAAGATGTGTTGACCATTCAATATAAATTTGATTATGTGTCCGATGTTAAAATTGAAGTAATCAATGCAACTGGAAGAACAGTGCTTACCAAAGAAGATAGCAATAGTTATTTAAACGAAGAAGTTGCGCTAAACCTTAAAATGAATAGAGGTCAAGAGCAAGTATATGTTGTAAAAGTAACTACGAATCGAGGAAGTAGTGTGAAAAAAGTAATGTCTTCAAAATAG
- a CDS encoding DDE-type integrase/transposase/recombinase, with the protein MRGYIFQGLKKEVAFQISAITKHQYYYQNKRTNQGRSPSTTTFYTDKYGQKFEVSNDVIIEEIKQAHQDLDTDYGHRKMETRLQLMGYDINHKKVYRLMKGAQLLKEQHQKPSKTRVKYRKVFPSQPFEVLEMDIKFVWVEEYKMHSYVLTTIDTFTRLVLHWTVAYSIKKEDVKRAWEHIIINHLQPNNCLEKGIHIEVRNDNDSRFSAKMIQNFFKDNYLNQVFTHPYTPQENGHIESFHAILAKKLRPFHFWTIDELEGVLTIFYEKYNNERLHSSVCNLPPNIFLECWNKGLIEQKRDEIKRKITFKLKIPYQQISGNTSLKCSSLQNLEIPPFFVGELNFSEIEMTRPETFLQTSV; encoded by the coding sequence GTGAGAGGCTACATTTTTCAGGGCTTGAAGAAAGAAGTAGCATTTCAAATTTCAGCAATAACCAAGCACCAGTATTATTATCAAAACAAGCGGACTAATCAAGGAAGAAGTCCTTCTACGACGACTTTTTACACTGACAAGTACGGGCAAAAATTTGAAGTTTCAAATGATGTGATTATTGAAGAAATAAAGCAAGCTCATCAAGATCTCGACACAGATTATGGTCATCGGAAAATGGAAACTAGATTACAACTGATGGGTTACGATATTAATCATAAGAAAGTATATCGATTGATGAAAGGCGCACAATTATTGAAGGAACAACATCAAAAGCCTAGTAAAACCAGGGTAAAATACCGTAAGGTTTTTCCAAGTCAGCCCTTTGAAGTTTTGGAAATGGACATTAAATTTGTGTGGGTCGAGGAGTATAAAATGCATAGCTATGTGCTAACAACTATTGACACTTTTACCAGACTTGTTTTGCATTGGACGGTTGCCTATTCCATCAAAAAAGAAGATGTTAAAAGGGCATGGGAACATATTATAATAAATCATTTACAACCAAATAATTGCCTAGAAAAAGGGATTCATATTGAGGTTCGCAATGATAATGACAGTCGATTTTCGGCAAAAATGATTCAAAATTTCTTCAAAGATAACTACCTGAATCAAGTCTTTACACATCCATATACCCCACAGGAAAATGGACATATTGAGAGTTTTCATGCTATTTTAGCAAAAAAACTAAGACCTTTTCATTTTTGGACAATCGATGAATTGGAAGGTGTTTTGACCATTTTTTATGAGAAATACAATAATGAACGTCTACATTCCTCAGTTTGTAATTTACCTCCAAATATCTTTTTAGAATGCTGGAATAAAGGGCTAATCGAACAAAAAAGAGATGAAATAAAACGAAAAATAACATTCAAACTCAAAATCCCATACCAACAAATATCGGGCAATACGAGTCTGAAGTGCAGTTCCTTGCAAAATTTAGAGATTCCGCCTTTTTTTGTGGGTGAACTAAATTTTAGTGAAATCGAAATGACCAGGCCTGAAACATTTCTACAAACATCGGTGTAA
- a CDS encoding transposase — MEKRKFTKEEKLKIIKEASEQGVKPTLEKYSVFPASYYSWKKKMDTMGEEGFAHGMTPAQLKRIRELEKENKLLKEIVIQKELEGKLKDELLKKKFALEKKRNS; from the coding sequence ATGGAAAAGAGAAAATTTACCAAAGAAGAGAAGCTAAAGATCATAAAGGAAGCTTCAGAACAAGGTGTTAAACCTACATTAGAGAAATATTCGGTATTTCCTGCGAGTTATTACTCATGGAAGAAGAAGATGGATACTATGGGCGAAGAGGGCTTCGCACATGGAATGACCCCCGCGCAGCTTAAACGAATCAGAGAACTGGAAAAAGAAAACAAGCTACTCAAAGAAATTGTTATTCAAAAAGAGCTTGAAGGCAAGTTAAAAGACGAATTGCTAAAAAAGAAATTCGCCTTGGAGAAAAAAAGGAACTCGTGA